One window from the genome of Bufo bufo chromosome 4, aBufBuf1.1, whole genome shotgun sequence encodes:
- the AKIRIN2 gene encoding akirin-2: MACGATLKRTIDFDPLLSPAASPKRRRCAPLSPSAPSPQKYLRMEPSPFGEVSSRLTAEQILYNIKQEYKRMQKRRHLESSFQQTEPCSTEGQSHQFLPVGQNLPGTSSASPLRKEQPLFTLRQVGMICERLLKEREDKVREEYEEILTTKLAEQYDAFVKFTHDQIMRRYGEQPASYVS, encoded by the exons ATGGCCTGTGGAGCCACCCTTAAAAGGACTATCGACTTTGACCCGCTCCTCAGCCCGGCGGCCTCCCCGAAGAGAAGGAGATGCGCCCCCCTCTCCCCCTCCGCTCCCTCCCCACAGAAATACCTCCGCATGGAGCCGTCACCCTTCGGGGAGGTGTCCTCCCGGTTGACCGCAG AACAAATCCTTTACAACATAAAGCAGGAGTATAAGCGCATGCAGAAGAGAAGACATCTAGAAAGCAGCTTTCAGCAGACGGAGCCCTGCTCCACTGAAGGCCAGTCACATCAGTTTTTACCTGTGGGACAAAATCTACCCG GAACATCATCCgcatcaccactgaggaaggaacagcCACTGTTTACTCTGAGGCAGGTTGGAATGATATGTGAACGTCTGCTAAAAGAACGAGAAGATAAAGTTCGTGAAGAATATGAAGAAATTTTGACCACAAAACTGGCAG AACAATATGATGCTTTTGTGAAGTTCACGCATGACCAGATTATGCGACGATATGGAGAGCAGCCTGCTAGCT ATGTCTCATGA